Proteins encoded within one genomic window of Panicum virgatum strain AP13 chromosome 1N, P.virgatum_v5, whole genome shotgun sequence:
- the LOC120657007 gene encoding uncharacterized protein LOC120657007, translating to MGSSRYSQTPESYVRLQGRRWRRAGARGFRLCPRNRFSVRRLRAELLTFLGIVGRYVRRLVRRLSTSGAGAGGCGRSGSRRVLVGGGKDAAAGAASKGPRRAAPFARSNSFYSEAIADCLEFIKRNSVPVEAHGTASAAARR from the coding sequence ATGGGCTCTTCGCGGTACTCGCAGACGCCGGAGAGCTACGTGAGGCTGcagggccggcggtggcggcgggcgggggcgcGGGGGTTCCGGCTGTGCCCGAGGAACCGGTTCTCcgtgcggcggctgcgggccgAGCTGCTCACGTTCCTGGGCATCGTCGGGCGCTACGTGCGCCGCCTCGTCAGGAGGCTGTCGACctcgggcgccggcgccggcggatgCGGACGGAGCGGCAGCAGGCGGGTTCTCGTCGGGGGCGGGAaagacgcggcggcgggggcggcgagcaaggggccgcggagggcggcgccgtTCGCGCGGTCCAACTCGTTCTACTCGGAGGCGATCGCCGACTGCCTCGAGTTCATCAAGCGCAACTCCGTGCCCGTCGAGGCCCACGgcaccgccagcgccgccgccaggcgaTAG
- the LOC120653720 gene encoding translation initiation factor IF-2-like yields MPPLDDAHIGHACPCTAAPPCRQASLQRRRGSGPRRAPHPPAQTTPMASRSAGGRGRRRAPHPPAQKDAHGPKRQPDPPPPAPRHLANRRAEGRGQQIRQRKGRIRSPPGRIRARRCPGAPPSRDPKCRPALAPEPTTDRNAPAVAFLAGRRASGDMLGRRQGVKEAAGTKDGGAREPPGRLAGATPGGGG; encoded by the coding sequence ATGCCGCCACTGGATGACGCCCACATAGGGCACGCCTGCCCGtgcacggccgcgccgccctgccGCCAGGCcagcctgcagcgccgccgcggcagcggccCCCGCCGCGCACCGCACCCGCCCGCGCAGACGACGCCCATGGCCTCtcgcagcgccggcggccgcggccgccgccgtgcaccgCACCCGCCCGCGCAGAAGGACGCCCACGGCCCCAAGCGCCAgccggacccgccgccgcccgcgccgaggCACCTCGCCAACCGTCGTGCAGAGGGCCGGGGCCAGCAGATCCGGCAGCGCAAGGGCCGAATCCGCTCGCCGCCAGGCCGGATCCGCGCGCGACGAtgccccggcgcgccgcccaGCCGAGACCCGAAGTGCCGCCCCGCCCTGGCGCCCGAGCCCACCACGGACAGAAATGCCCCCGCCGTCgccttcctcgccggccgccgggcttCCGGTGACATGCTCGGGCGACGGCAAGGGGtgaaggaggcggcggggacTAAAGACGGCGGCGCGAGGGAGCCCCCCGGCCGCCTTGCGGGAGCGACGCCGGGGGGAGGGGGGTAG
- the LOC120657004 gene encoding probable L-type lectin-domain containing receptor kinase S.5 — MAGPSLHGRRSMTGLAPLLLLLACVAACSVPSVRAQAMMYTGPDAGGGREITNFSFPGFERDLLKLSNLTFAGNTSINQNSLQLTPDSLNDPQKFLVNQTGHIFYSTPFVLWAPNASNATADGRHVASFSTVFKANLYRGANTSVKGEGLTFVVASGKDGGPPPGSYGGYLGLTNASTDGLPSNQFAAVELDSVKQSYDPDDNHVGLNVNGVRSTVAVPLAPFGIELAPRDTNATNDGSNYVWIDYNGTARHVWVYMSPNAVKPATPVLNWSLDLSAILLGRKGYFGFSASTGVDYQLNCINMWNMTVEVLEDDSIPKKSLSGWKLGVAIGVPCAVALALGLLAGLHLMKKRKKVGDDPSSVFNNALNLRSIPGVPKEFDFKELRKGTGNFDDKMKLGQGGYGVVYRATVAGDNGQSVEVAVKQFSGANTKGQEDFLAELSIINRLRHRNLVKLVGWCHDNGVLLLVYDYMPNGSLDRHLFGGKDAATLDWRQRHTVVAGVASALNYLHHEFDQTVIHRDIKPSNIMLDSSYHARLGDFGLARALESDKTSYTDKIGVPGTLGYIAPECFHTGRATRESDVFGFGAVILEVVCGRRISCSNPAGCSQLLEWVWRLHGAGRVLEAVDPRLAGAYDEEEAARLLLLGLACSHPNPRKRPTAQAILQNLQTRSVPPLPVPASKPVFMWPVPLADGEVEDEYGEEPPTSMSHSDVTSSSSHYAYASSSGYTTQSYPVTRDAAAERDVSRV; from the exons ATGGCGGGGCCTtcgctccatggccgccgctccATGACCGGCCTCGCgcccctcctgctgctgctcgcgtGCGTCGCCGCCTGCTCCGTCCCGAGCGTGCGCGCCCAGGCCATGATGTACACCGggcccgacgccggcggcggcagggagatCACCAACTTCTCCTTCCCCGGGTTCGAGCGGGACCTGCTGAAGCTCTCCAACCTGACGTTCGCGGGCAACACCAGCATCAACCAGAACTCGCTGCAGCTCACCCCGGACAGCCTCAACGACCCGCAGAAGTTCCTCGTCAACCAGACCGGCCACATCTTCTACTCCACGCCGTTCGTGCTCTGGGCACCCAACGCGTCCAACGCCACCGCGGACGGCCGGCACGTCGCCTCCTTCTCCACGGTCTTCAAGGCCAACCTCTACCGCGGCGCCAACACGAGCGTCAAGGGGGAAGGGCTCACGTTCGTCGTCGCGTCCGGCAAGGACGGCGGCCCGCCGCCCGGCAGCTACGGCGGCTACCTCGGCCTCACCAACGCTTCCACCGACGGCCTCCCCTCCAACCAGTTCGCCGCCGTGGAGCTCGACTCGGTGAAGCAGTCCTACGACCCGGACGACAACCACGTCGGCCTCAACGTCAACGGCGTCCGCTCCACCGTCGCCGTCCCGCTCGCCCCCTTCGGCATCGAGCTCGCGCCCAGAGACACCAACGCGACCAACGACGGCAGCAACTATGTCTGGATCGACTACAACGGCACGGCGCGGCACGTCTGGGTGTACATGTCCCCGAACGCCGTCAAGCCAGCCACCCCCGTGCTCAACTGGTCGCTGGACCTCTCCGCGATCCTCCTGGGGAGGAAGGGCTACTTCGGCTTCTCGGCGTCCACGGGCGTGGACTACCAGCTCAACTGCATCAACATGTGGAACATGACGGTGGAGGTTCTCGAGGACGACAGCATCCCCAAGAAGAGCCTGTCCGGTTGGAAGCTCGGGGTGGCCATCGGCGTGCCGTGCGCCGTCGCGCTGGCGCTGGGGCTGCTGGCCGGCCTGCACTTGATGAAGAAGCGGAAGAAGGTCGGGGACGACCCGAGCTCGGTGTTCAACAACGCCCTCAACCTGAGGAGCATCCCGGGCGTGCCCAAGGAGTTCGACTTCAAGGAGCTGCGGAAGGGGACCGGCAACTTCGACGACAAGATGAAGCTGGGGCAGGGCGGGTACGGCGTGGTGTACCGCGCCACCGTGGCCGGGGACAACGGCCAGAGCGTGGAGGTGGCCGTGAAGCAGTTCTCCGGGGCCAACACCAAGGGCCAGGAGGACTTCCTCGCCGAGCTCAGCATCATCAACCGCCTCCGCCATCGGAACCTCGTCAAGCTCGTCG GCTGGTGCCATGACAACggcgtgctgctgctggtgtACGACTACATGCCCAACGGCAGCCTGGACCGGCACCTCTTCGGCGGCAAGGACGCCGCGACGCTGGACTGGAGGCAGCGCCAcacggtggtggccggcgtggcgtcggcgcTCAACTACCTCCACCACGAGTTCGACCAGACGGTGATCCACCGCGACATCAAGCCGTCCAACATCATGCTCGACTCCTCGTACCACGCCCGGCTCGGCGACTTCGGCCTGGCGCGCGCGCTCGAGTCCGACAAGACCTCCTACACCGACAAGATCGGCGTGCCGGGCACCCTGGGGTACATCGCGCCCGAGTGCTTCCACACGGGGCGCGCCACCCGCGAGTCCGACGTCTTCGGCTTCGGCGCCGTGATCCTGGAGGTCGTCTGCGGCCGCCGCATCTCCTGCAGCAACCCGGCCGGGTGCAGCCAGCTGCTGGAGTGGGTGTGGCGGCTCCACGGCGCCGGGCGCGTGCTGGAGGCCGTCGACCCGCGCCTGGCCGGCGCgtacgacgaggaggaggccgcgcggctgctgctgctgggcctgGCGTGCAGCCACCCCAACCCGCGGAAGCGGCCCACGGCGCAGGCCATCCTGCAGAACCTGCAGACGCGCTccgtgccgccgctccccgTGCCCGCGTCCAAGCCGGTGTTCATGTGGCCCGTGCCGCTCGCCGACGGGGAGGTGGAGGACGAGTACGGCGAGGAGCCGCCGACGTCCATGTCGCACAGCGACGTCACCAGCTCCTCGTCGCACTACGCCTACGCGTCGTCGTCGGGGTACACCACCCAGAGCTACCCGGTCACCAGGGACGCCGCGGCCGAGAGGGACGTGTCCAGGGTTTGA
- the LOC120657006 gene encoding uncharacterized protein LOC120657006: MRPPLSAASRRARFPLLLWGSRLVHDLRDAPESWSEILHLPQGRIREGPEIQIPHQPGSPEYTLHRSISEKFTIRRLFACLNANSSNMVPERSLVMEPISNNDVRALLNEDGVGRQAFRFSCEEHEHAQRNTRPTAHSPVWLMEHRVIFIGGFNWSKELLR; the protein is encoded by the exons ATGCGCCCCCCGTTATCTGCAGCGAGTAGAAGAGCCCGTTTTCCGTTGCTTCTGTGGGGATCCCGCTTGGTCCATGACCTCAGGGACGCCCCGGAATCCTGGTCGGAAATTCTTCATCTGCCACAAGGCCGGATTCGGGAGG GTCCTGAAATTCAAATCCCACATCAACCGGGATCACCAGAATACACTTTGCACCGCTCCATCTCTGAAAAATTCACCATCCGAAGGCTTTTTG CTTGCCTTAATGCAAATTCAAGCAACATGGTCCCTGAACGTTCTCTTGTTATGGAACCAATCTCCAATAATGATGTAAGAG CTTTGTTGAACGAAGATGGAGTAGGTCGTCAAGCTTTTCGATTCAGCTGCGAGGAGCACGAACACGCGCAGAGGAACACTCGGCCGACTGCCCACTCTCCCGTTTGGCTCATGGAGCACAGAGTCATTTTTATTGGGGGATTTAATTGGAGCAAAGAGTTATTGAGATAG